The following proteins come from a genomic window of Blastocatellia bacterium:
- a CDS encoding sigma 54-interacting transcriptional regulator — MATSDVQQLSTLLELSQTLGSTLNLKSSLVRVLEILEEHHDTVSSAITLLDENTGEMAIEAAAGISWKVSQQTKYRLGEGITGRVVQSGKPIIVPRVSKEPLFLNRTGTWKKSGKTELSFICVPINVSQQTVGALGVSLPYDPDRNLGQVSKFFSVVASMIAQALKVNRLIEAERQRLLAENLHLRQELRERYDFRNIIGNSHQMRQVYEQVAQVAPTNTTVLIRGESGTGKELIAHAIHYNSPRANKPFIKVSCGALPESLIESELFGYEPGAFTDARTQKKGRFELAHGGTLFLDEVGELTLPTQIKLLRVLQEREFERLGGIQPIKVNVRLIAATNQDLEAAMQQGRFREDLYYRLNVFTIYVPPLRERRPDILLLADHFVEKYATEHGKSVKRISTPAIDMLMSYHWPGNVRELENCIERAVLLCEGGVIHAHHLPPTLQTAEVSGTVPRLSLSAAVASYEKDLIIDALKTTRGNRAKAARLLDTTERIINYKIKNYKIDCSRFKT, encoded by the coding sequence ATGGCTACAAGTGACGTACAACAATTGTCAACGCTGTTAGAGCTCAGTCAGACATTAGGCTCGACGCTGAACCTGAAATCTTCGTTGGTGCGAGTGCTGGAAATTCTGGAGGAGCATCACGACACTGTGAGCAGTGCCATCACGTTACTTGACGAGAACACGGGGGAGATGGCTATTGAGGCAGCGGCGGGGATCAGTTGGAAAGTGTCGCAGCAAACCAAGTATCGGCTCGGCGAGGGGATTACGGGACGTGTTGTCCAGAGCGGCAAACCGATCATCGTGCCTCGTGTGAGCAAGGAGCCGCTGTTTCTCAATCGCACTGGCACATGGAAAAAATCGGGCAAGACAGAACTTTCGTTCATCTGTGTGCCAATCAACGTGAGCCAGCAAACCGTTGGCGCGCTGGGCGTCAGTTTGCCTTATGACCCGGACCGCAATCTTGGTCAAGTCAGCAAGTTCTTCAGCGTCGTTGCTTCCATGATTGCTCAAGCATTGAAGGTCAACAGACTGATCGAGGCCGAACGCCAGCGGTTGTTAGCGGAAAACTTGCATCTGCGTCAGGAATTGCGCGAACGTTACGATTTCCGCAACATCATCGGCAATAGCCACCAGATGCGACAGGTTTATGAACAGGTCGCTCAGGTGGCGCCGACCAACACCACCGTGCTCATCCGCGGCGAGTCGGGAACAGGCAAAGAATTGATCGCTCACGCGATTCATTACAACTCTCCACGAGCTAACAAACCGTTTATCAAGGTCAGTTGTGGGGCGCTCCCTGAAAGCCTCATTGAATCGGAATTATTCGGGTATGAGCCGGGCGCTTTCACTGATGCACGCACACAAAAGAAAGGACGGTTTGAGCTGGCTCATGGCGGCACGTTGTTTCTGGACGAGGTAGGTGAGCTAACGCTGCCAACGCAGATCAAATTGCTGCGCGTATTGCAAGAGCGAGAATTTGAGCGACTCGGTGGCATCCAACCAATCAAAGTCAATGTCCGTTTGATTGCGGCCACCAACCAAGACCTCGAAGCGGCTATGCAGCAGGGCCGATTTCGCGAGGATTTATACTACCGCCTCAATGTATTCACCATCTACGTGCCACCGTTGCGCGAGCGACGCCCAGATATTTTGTTGCTAGCCGATCATTTTGTGGAAAAATATGCGACCGAACATGGCAAAAGCGTCAAGCGCATCTCGACGCCGGCCATTGATATGCTGATGAGCTATCATTGGCCTGGGAATGTGCGCGAGCTGGAGAATTGCATTGAGCGAGCTGTGCTGTTGTGTGAAGGCGGCGTCATCCATGCGCATCATCTGCCCCCTACGCTGCAAACAGCCGAAGTCTCAGGAACTGTTCCTCGTCTCTCGTTGTCCGCTGCCGTGGCCAGTTATGAAAAGGACCTTATCATAGACGCGCTCAAAACGACTCGCGGAAATCGCGCTAAAGCCGCCCGATTGCTTGATACGACCGAGCGCATCATCAACTACAAGATCAAGAATTACAAAATTGACTGTTCGCGATTCAAAACCTAA
- a CDS encoding threonine synthase, producing MSTVTGLTCRSCGRSYPAEPLSICDDCFGPLEVVYDYDAIKRVLSREVIAARGPSMWRYRELLPLDGPPRVGLEAGFTPLLRAHRLGAALGLRRLFIKDDSVSRPSLSFKDRVVAVSLSKALEFGFDTVGCASTGNLANSVAAHAARAGLRAYIFIPADLERAKIIGTTIYGAQVVGIRGNYDDVNRLCSEIADRYHWALVNVNLRPYYAEGSKTFGFEIAEQLGWRAPDAIVVPMAGGALLTKIHKGLKELERIGLIPPCATRLYGAQASGCNPITAAVKNHQSRIQPVKPHTIAKSLAIGNPADGLLAAQAIRESGGWSEEATDEEIRQGIALLSETEGVFAETAGGVTVAVTRKLVAQGLIGPDDLTVIAVTGNGLKTAEVCQINEPRSIDAKLIQFEETFRPERRSTVYAKSAHPSTAQEVHC from the coding sequence ATGAGTACAGTCACAGGATTGACATGCCGGAGTTGCGGTCGGAGCTATCCGGCTGAGCCGCTCTCCATTTGCGATGATTGCTTTGGACCATTGGAAGTTGTGTACGATTATGACGCGATCAAGCGAGTGCTGTCACGCGAGGTGATTGCCGCGCGAGGTCCGAGCATGTGGCGCTATCGTGAATTATTGCCACTTGACGGCCCACCGCGTGTCGGCCTTGAAGCGGGTTTCACGCCACTTCTGCGGGCGCACCGATTAGGCGCAGCGCTCGGCCTTCGGCGATTATTCATTAAAGACGACAGCGTGTCTCGTCCATCGTTGTCGTTCAAAGACCGCGTGGTGGCCGTGTCGCTTTCCAAAGCATTGGAATTTGGTTTTGACACGGTCGGCTGCGCCTCCACAGGTAATTTAGCTAATTCGGTCGCAGCTCATGCAGCGCGAGCTGGTCTCAGGGCCTACATCTTCATTCCCGCTGATCTTGAACGAGCCAAGATCATCGGCACGACGATTTACGGCGCTCAGGTGGTTGGTATTCGCGGCAATTATGATGATGTCAATCGCCTGTGCAGCGAAATCGCTGACCGTTACCACTGGGCGCTGGTCAACGTTAACCTGCGTCCTTATTATGCGGAAGGCTCGAAAACGTTCGGATTCGAAATCGCCGAGCAACTCGGATGGCGCGCGCCTGATGCTATTGTTGTGCCAATGGCAGGTGGCGCCTTGCTAACGAAAATTCACAAGGGCTTGAAAGAACTGGAACGCATTGGCCTGATTCCCCCCTGTGCGACTCGCCTGTATGGCGCACAGGCAAGCGGCTGCAATCCGATTACAGCGGCGGTGAAAAATCACCAATCTCGGATTCAACCGGTGAAACCTCACACCATTGCCAAATCGCTAGCCATCGGCAATCCGGCGGATGGGCTTCTGGCGGCGCAAGCGATCCGCGAATCTGGCGGCTGGTCTGAAGAGGCCACCGATGAAGAAATTCGCCAGGGCATCGCGTTGTTGTCCGAGACAGAAGGCGTGTTCGCCGAAACGGCCGGCGGTGTGACCGTCGCTGTCACCAGGAAGCTGGTCGCGCAGGGCCTCATTGGCCCAGATGATTTGACCGTCATTGCCGTCACCGGCAATGGCCTAAAAACGGCCGAGGTTTGCCAGATCAACGAGCCACGCTCAATTGACGCGAAGCTCATTCAATTTGAAGAAACATTTCGTCCCGAAAGGAGGTCTACCGTTTATGCCAAGAGTGCGCATCCTTCAACCGCTCAGGAAGTTCACTGCTGA
- the glnA gene encoding type I glutamate--ammonia ligase, translating into MSVADVLKFMEDEQVEYVDVRFTDLPGQWHHMTIPREEIGEEAFENGVGFDGSSLRGWASIHESDMLLRLDPSRYWIDPFIQRKTVCLIADVIDPLTKQDYPLDPRGVARRAEAYLRQTGIADTVYFGPEAEFFVFDKISYYADVDAACYKIESAEAIWSNREKGNGGHQIRHKEGYVPVPPLDTLQDFRSEVAEYLKRVGIQVECHHHEVATAGQCEVDFRYATLVKTADNVLLFKYTVKNLARQFGRTATFMPKPMYGDNGNGMHCHQSLWKNGEALFAGDQYAGLSKLALHYIGGLLKHAPAIVAFAAPTTNSYRRLVPGFEAPVNLAYSRRNRSAAVRIPMYSSSPKAKRLEFRPPDPSCNPYLAFAAMLMAGLDGIRNQIDPGPPLDKDIYDLSPEELKDVPSLPGSLEEAIAELERDHEFLLAGDVFTEELLDRWIAYKKEREINVVRMRPSPIEFTLYYDI; encoded by the coding sequence ATGAGTGTGGCAGATGTACTGAAGTTCATGGAGGATGAACAGGTTGAATACGTTGACGTCCGATTTACTGATTTGCCCGGTCAGTGGCATCACATGACGATTCCCAGAGAGGAAATCGGTGAAGAGGCCTTTGAAAACGGCGTTGGGTTTGACGGGTCCAGTTTGCGTGGTTGGGCTTCGATTCACGAAAGTGACATGTTGCTGCGGCTTGATCCGAGCCGCTACTGGATTGATCCGTTCATTCAGCGCAAGACGGTTTGCCTGATTGCGGATGTCATTGACCCGCTGACCAAACAAGACTACCCGCTTGATCCGCGAGGAGTCGCTCGTCGCGCCGAGGCCTACTTGCGACAAACGGGCATTGCCGACACTGTCTATTTTGGTCCCGAAGCCGAATTTTTCGTCTTCGACAAAATTTCCTATTACGCCGATGTGGACGCGGCTTGCTATAAGATTGAGAGCGCAGAAGCCATCTGGAGCAATCGCGAAAAAGGCAACGGCGGCCACCAAATCCGTCACAAGGAAGGGTATGTGCCTGTGCCACCGCTGGACACGTTACAGGATTTTCGCAGCGAAGTGGCTGAATATCTCAAACGGGTTGGCATTCAGGTAGAGTGCCATCATCACGAAGTGGCCACGGCTGGGCAGTGCGAAGTTGATTTTCGATATGCCACTCTGGTCAAGACGGCTGACAATGTGTTGCTGTTCAAATACACGGTGAAGAATTTGGCTCGTCAATTTGGTCGAACAGCTACATTCATGCCGAAGCCGATGTATGGGGATAATGGCAACGGGATGCACTGTCACCAAAGCTTATGGAAGAACGGCGAAGCGCTGTTTGCTGGCGATCAATATGCAGGTCTTTCCAAGCTGGCGTTGCACTACATCGGCGGCCTACTTAAGCATGCGCCGGCCATTGTTGCGTTTGCCGCGCCGACGACCAATAGTTATCGTCGCCTCGTGCCGGGCTTTGAGGCGCCTGTCAACTTGGCCTATTCGCGACGCAACCGCTCGGCTGCTGTGCGAATTCCTATGTATTCATCCAGTCCCAAAGCCAAGCGGCTCGAGTTCCGGCCGCCAGACCCAAGCTGCAATCCCTATCTGGCATTTGCTGCAATGCTCATGGCTGGCCTTGATGGCATTCGCAACCAGATTGATCCTGGCCCGCCATTGGACAAAGATATTTATGACTTGAGTCCTGAAGAGCTCAAAGATGTGCCGAGCTTGCCCGGCTCACTCGAAGAGGCGATTGCCGAGCTGGAACGCGATCATGAATTCTTGCTGGCTGGCGATGTATTCACCGAAGAACTGCTCGATCGCTGGATTGCCTATAAGAAGGAGCGTGAAATCAACGTCGTGCGCATGCGGCCGAGTCCAATCGAGTTCACGCTCTACTACGACATTTAG
- a CDS encoding MoaD/ThiS family protein: MPRVRILQPLRKFTADLESIDVAGPTVAAVLENLDQQYPGFRDRLLDGSGQLKQFINIYIDGEDIRFLDGLNSIVPEKAEIMIVPAVAGG, encoded by the coding sequence ATGCCAAGAGTGCGCATCCTTCAACCGCTCAGGAAGTTCACTGCTGATTTGGAGTCCATTGATGTTGCCGGTCCAACCGTCGCAGCCGTTCTCGAAAATCTCGATCAGCAGTATCCGGGTTTTCGAGACAGACTGTTAGACGGTTCAGGCCAACTGAAACAATTCATCAATATCTACATTGATGGTGAAGACATTCGCTTTCTGGACGGACTCAACTCCATCGTCCCGGAGAAAGCTGAAATCATGATTGTACCGGCGGTGGCCGGCGGTTGA
- the gltB gene encoding glutamate synthase large subunit yields MVQRQQADDSYQRSLYDPRFEHDACGVGFIAHRSGQPSQLIIQTAVQALVNLEHRGAADADAATGDGAGLMTQVPQRFFRHAIADVPHSVPDSTPLIVGMIFLPMEPTASAQAKRIIETVLAHRGFRLLRWRSVPINDGLLGTKARQTQPDIVQVIAFSPTPLSGTELERRLFVTRKQIEKEWQEAALQGCYICSLSHRTIVYKGLLSASDLAKFYPDLNDPLFQSAFAIFHQRYSTNTFPNWFLAHPFRMLAHNGEINTIQGNRYWMQTREADLDTSLWRHDARYLKPIIWPDGSDSASLDNAVELLVRSGRSLMHTIMMMIPEAHEHIPQMDQALRAFYQFHEGMMEPWDGPAALVFSDGVVVGAALDRNGLRPLRYLITDDGLVVVASEAGVVRIDPEHIIEKGRLGPGQMIAVDLIGGHGVLNNDQIKHIVATHHNYQWWLEQSLVHCPPPSHTSASGQPLDDAALLRHQRIFGYSTEDHKYILAPMAREGQSPTGSMGDDTPLTPLATKPRLLYSYFKQRFAQVTNPPIDPIRERLVMALEMLVGPWGNVLTEGPRHAHLIRLQSPILLENQFTWIKQHSGFSHKTLDATFAVSEGAAGLEQAVDRLCQQAEESVRDGWALLIISDRNIGPERAPIPMLLAVSAVHHHLIRRCLRLKTCLIAESGEPRQTHDFACLIGYGATAVFPYLTYEVVRYMARHNQWPASAAIEKYVRAIESDLLKVMSKMGISTLNSYCGAQIFEAVGLDQSVINAYFTHTPSPVGGARLSEIAEEIQQRHRLAYEDATKLEDHGYYRYRRSGEYHGFNPDVVRALHKAARSGRAEDFRAYFDLVYGRPPMALRDLLRFKPTEPIPLDEVEPVEQIVTHFCAPGMSLGALSREAHETIAIAMNRLGARSNSGEGGEASSRFHPLPNGDSANSAIKQVASARFGVTPAYLVSASELEIKMAQGSKPGEGGQLPGHKVSPEIADVRHCVPGITLISPPPHHDIYSIEDLAQLIFDLRRINPHARIAVKLVAEAGVGTIAAGVAKAHADTIHISGHDGGTGASPLGSIKNAGVPWELGLAEAHQVLSLNGLRDRVRLRVDGGMQSGRDVVIAAMLGADEYAFGTAMLVALGCVMARQCHLNTCPVGVATQREDLRAKFPGTPEMAVRFMLAVAEEVRRLLAQLGIRRLQEIVGRTDLLEQIPMSPETIGGRLDLSRLLFPVEHRRGDNGSHPRPQTPSLDDRLAEDAQLAMSANQPVRLEYAIQNTDRTVGARLAGQIARQWGDRGLPDGAIEVRFTGTAGQSFGAFCIRGMRLMLTGEANDYVGKSMAGGQIIIRPPANAPFTQVAHTIIGNTVLYGATGGELFVAGAAGERFAVRNSGAVAVVEGVGDHGCEYMTGGTVVILGPVGKNFAAGMTGGVAYVFDEADRLLFSLNRELGHIQRLTVEDERHLRWLIERHVALTHSQRATMILATWEQSLAHFRKVTALMPTTELKQVPQVSHSPLAERPAPAIAG; encoded by the coding sequence ATGGTTCAGCGACAACAAGCAGATGATTCATACCAACGCTCGCTCTACGATCCACGGTTTGAACACGACGCCTGCGGTGTCGGTTTCATAGCGCATCGAAGCGGGCAACCCAGCCAGCTCATCATTCAAACGGCCGTGCAAGCGTTGGTCAATCTTGAACACCGAGGCGCGGCCGATGCGGACGCAGCCACCGGTGACGGCGCCGGTCTAATGACGCAGGTGCCTCAACGATTCTTCCGGCACGCAATAGCTGATGTGCCTCACTCTGTTCCCGACTCAACTCCGCTGATTGTCGGCATGATCTTCCTGCCGATGGAACCGACCGCCTCAGCGCAAGCGAAGCGAATCATTGAAACGGTGCTGGCGCATCGCGGATTTCGTTTGTTGCGTTGGAGAAGTGTGCCCATCAACGATGGACTGCTGGGAACAAAAGCACGGCAAACCCAGCCCGATATTGTTCAGGTGATTGCCTTCTCGCCAACCCCGCTGTCCGGCACGGAGTTGGAACGACGCTTATTTGTAACCCGCAAACAGATCGAGAAGGAATGGCAAGAAGCGGCGCTCCAGGGCTGTTATATCTGCTCACTCTCACACCGAACCATTGTCTACAAAGGTCTGCTGAGCGCGAGCGATTTGGCAAAATTCTATCCTGATCTGAACGACCCACTGTTTCAATCGGCGTTCGCCATCTTTCATCAACGCTATAGCACCAACACATTTCCCAATTGGTTTCTGGCTCATCCGTTTCGCATGTTAGCCCATAATGGCGAGATCAACACGATTCAAGGAAATCGCTACTGGATGCAAACGCGCGAAGCCGACCTCGACACCAGTCTGTGGCGTCATGATGCGCGCTATTTGAAACCGATCATCTGGCCGGATGGCAGCGACTCAGCCAGCCTGGATAACGCTGTCGAGTTATTGGTTCGTTCGGGGCGCAGCCTCATGCACACAATCATGATGATGATTCCCGAAGCGCATGAGCATATTCCGCAGATGGATCAGGCGCTGCGCGCGTTCTATCAATTTCACGAAGGGATGATGGAGCCGTGGGATGGACCGGCCGCGTTGGTGTTCAGCGATGGCGTGGTGGTCGGCGCAGCACTTGATCGGAATGGCTTGCGTCCATTGCGTTACCTGATCACAGACGATGGACTGGTGGTGGTTGCTTCTGAAGCCGGCGTTGTTCGGATAGACCCAGAGCACATCATTGAAAAAGGACGCCTCGGCCCCGGTCAGATGATCGCCGTTGATCTGATTGGTGGTCATGGCGTGCTGAACAATGATCAAATCAAGCACATAGTGGCGACGCATCACAATTATCAGTGGTGGTTGGAGCAAAGCCTTGTTCACTGTCCTCCCCCATCGCACACATCTGCTAGCGGCCAGCCATTAGACGATGCGGCATTGCTTCGACACCAGCGCATTTTCGGCTACTCGACCGAAGACCACAAATATATCCTGGCGCCGATGGCCCGCGAGGGACAATCACCGACGGGGTCCATGGGCGATGATACGCCGTTGACGCCGTTAGCCACCAAGCCACGCCTGCTCTATTCCTATTTCAAGCAACGCTTCGCTCAGGTGACAAACCCGCCGATTGATCCTATCCGCGAGCGGCTTGTCATGGCGCTGGAGATGCTCGTCGGTCCGTGGGGCAACGTGTTAACCGAGGGACCGCGTCATGCTCACTTGATTCGATTGCAAAGTCCTATTTTGCTGGAGAACCAGTTTACCTGGATCAAACAACATTCGGGATTCTCCCACAAAACGCTTGATGCCACATTCGCCGTCAGCGAGGGCGCAGCCGGGCTAGAGCAAGCTGTTGATCGGCTATGCCAGCAAGCAGAAGAGAGTGTGCGCGACGGCTGGGCCTTGCTCATCATCAGCGACCGGAACATCGGACCTGAGCGGGCGCCCATCCCGATGTTGCTGGCCGTCAGCGCCGTGCATCATCACTTGATTCGTCGTTGCCTACGACTGAAAACGTGCCTCATCGCTGAATCAGGCGAGCCACGTCAAACACACGATTTTGCCTGCCTGATCGGATATGGAGCCACTGCTGTGTTTCCTTATCTGACTTATGAGGTCGTGCGATACATGGCACGCCATAATCAGTGGCCGGCCAGCGCCGCCATTGAAAAATACGTTCGCGCCATCGAAAGCGACTTGCTCAAGGTGATGTCCAAAATGGGCATCTCTACACTCAATAGTTATTGCGGCGCTCAAATCTTCGAAGCAGTGGGACTAGACCAAAGCGTCATCAATGCGTACTTCACTCACACGCCCTCGCCGGTTGGCGGCGCGCGGCTCTCGGAGATTGCCGAAGAGATACAGCAACGGCATCGCCTTGCCTATGAGGACGCGACCAAATTGGAGGATCACGGTTACTACCGCTATCGGCGTAGCGGCGAATATCACGGCTTCAATCCCGACGTCGTCCGTGCGTTGCACAAGGCAGCGCGCAGTGGGCGCGCAGAAGATTTTCGCGCCTATTTCGATCTCGTGTACGGCCGGCCTCCTATGGCGTTGCGCGACCTTTTGAGATTCAAGCCGACTGAGCCGATTCCGCTCGATGAGGTGGAGCCGGTTGAGCAGATCGTGACTCATTTTTGCGCGCCCGGCATGTCACTAGGCGCGCTCAGTCGGGAAGCGCACGAAACGATTGCCATTGCCATGAACCGCCTCGGAGCGCGCAGCAACAGCGGTGAAGGCGGCGAAGCCTCCAGCCGCTTTCATCCGCTGCCCAATGGCGACTCGGCCAACAGCGCCATTAAACAAGTGGCGTCAGCCCGATTTGGCGTTACGCCGGCCTATTTGGTCTCGGCCAGTGAACTGGAGATCAAAATGGCGCAAGGCTCCAAACCGGGTGAAGGCGGGCAATTGCCTGGCCATAAGGTGTCACCAGAAATTGCCGACGTCCGTCATTGCGTGCCCGGCATCACGTTAATTTCGCCGCCGCCGCATCACGACATTTACAGCATCGAGGACCTGGCGCAATTGATCTTCGACTTACGACGGATCAACCCGCACGCGCGAATCGCTGTGAAGTTGGTAGCGGAAGCCGGCGTTGGTACGATTGCCGCCGGTGTAGCTAAAGCTCACGCCGACACGATTCACATCAGCGGACACGATGGCGGGACAGGCGCCTCACCGCTCGGATCAATTAAAAACGCCGGCGTGCCTTGGGAGCTCGGACTGGCTGAAGCGCATCAAGTCCTCAGCTTGAACGGCTTACGCGACCGTGTGCGGCTGCGCGTTGATGGCGGCATGCAATCAGGGCGTGATGTCGTCATCGCAGCGATGCTGGGGGCCGATGAATATGCATTTGGCACAGCTATGCTCGTGGCGCTCGGATGCGTCATGGCTCGTCAGTGCCATTTGAACACCTGTCCCGTTGGCGTCGCCACACAGCGCGAAGACCTGCGAGCGAAGTTTCCTGGCACACCGGAAATGGCCGTCCGGTTTATGCTGGCGGTGGCAGAGGAAGTTCGGCGACTGCTGGCGCAGCTTGGCATCCGGCGACTTCAAGAGATTGTGGGACGAACCGATTTGCTTGAGCAAATTCCTATGAGCCCTGAAACCATTGGAGGACGACTCGATTTGAGTCGCCTGCTCTTTCCTGTTGAACACAGGCGTGGCGATAACGGCTCACATCCACGGCCTCAGACACCGTCACTGGACGACCGGTTAGCCGAGGACGCGCAACTGGCTATGAGCGCGAATCAGCCCGTGCGACTTGAATATGCTATCCAGAATACCGACCGCACGGTTGGTGCGCGGCTGGCTGGCCAGATTGCCCGCCAATGGGGCGACCGGGGATTGCCCGACGGCGCGATTGAAGTTCGCTTCACTGGCACAGCAGGTCAGAGCTTTGGCGCCTTTTGTATTCGTGGCATGCGGTTGATGCTGACCGGCGAGGCCAATGATTACGTGGGCAAATCAATGGCCGGCGGACAGATTATCATCCGACCGCCGGCCAATGCTCCATTTACTCAAGTGGCGCACACAATCATCGGCAACACTGTTCTGTATGGCGCCACCGGTGGCGAATTGTTTGTCGCCGGTGCAGCGGGAGAACGATTCGCCGTCCGCAATAGCGGCGCTGTAGCCGTCGTTGAAGGCGTTGGCGATCATGGCTGTGAATATATGACTGGCGGCACGGTGGTGATTCTGGGACCTGTCGGCAAAAATTTCGCTGCTGGCATGACCGGCGGCGTCGCTTACGTATTTGACGAAGCTGATCGGCTCTTGTTCTCGTTGAATCGTGAGCTCGGCCACATCCAACGACTCACGGTGGAGGATGAGCGTCACCTGCGCTGGTTGATCGAGCGTCACGTGGCGTTGACCCATAGTCAACGCGCCACGATGATCCTGGCAACATGGGAGCAATCGCTCGCGCACTTCCGTAAAGTGACCGCGCTCATGCCGACGACGGAATTGAAGCAAGTTCCTCAGGTTTCCCATTCGCCGCTTGCCGAGAGGCCCGCACCAGCAATAGCCGGATAA